The following are encoded in a window of Saccharothrix longispora genomic DNA:
- a CDS encoding BTAD domain-containing putative transcriptional regulator — MSATAPVTAALLGPARAWREGTEVDLGTARRRAVFAVLALRADQVVSRDELVDAVWGDAPPATAAASLHTYVSGLRRVLEPARSKRSASRVLVSAGSGYSLKLAEDGLDVHRFERHRERAAALGAHDPAAALAELDLARALWRGDALSGVPGPFAEAQRTRLRELRLAVAERRAELALVLGRHADVVADLAVLVDEHPLREGLRALLITALHRGGRSGEALEAFQDARRVLVERLGIEPGAALREAHQRVLADEGAGARSALPAPGPVAVAVGGGPAIPGPAVRAPGGKGLPGGPPDPDPAMPAAGVFVGRDLELGVLRRALADAAGGRGRSVWVEGEPGIGRSALLATGLAGAPDAGFQVAWGAGDEVAPRTPLRVVLQALGVAETSPDPRRAELARALRAPAVGDPVPVVVDRLLALVNELCAEAPLAVVVDDLQWADEASVLMWHRMLRVAHRLPLLLVAAVRSVPRRADVEQVRRAVVASGGQVVRLRPLSAEAGTALLANLVGAVPGESLRPVVECAGGNPLYTRDMVEALVRDHAIEVRDGVAETGAPLDDDPPRSLVSAVARRLAFLSPGTTEVLRSAALLGTEFALGDAATALGRPSSELIAAVEEATAAGVLDDAGPKLAFRHAVIREALYHGTPAAVRTALHRRVAQALATAGAPVELVVEQLAAAPGAVDPWAVDWLVDRGTALGRRAPDTAVRLLRAVVGGPALAAEHRERLAALLARLVFWLGREPEAEARYVLARTRDPHRAAEMRWMLAHVGYRRGRAAEAVDALRAASADPAVPPAWRARLEALLAAVLREGLDDVAAAEEVAHRAVRRGEEAGDEFAVAHALQALWQVDSVRRDHAGALARVERALAVIGGRPDFTELRLGLLDNKAFSLQNLDRLAEADEVLVAAREPVGGTASRDVRVTTAVQDYWSGRWDAAAEEGARALVSDAGTSFGLREHGPALLVHGVAALVAARRDRVDAAEAHLLAAAAHPLVTPSDREHADFLPAARAVLAERAGRPDEALAVLEPVLATTARMVLRHQWLPLLTRLAVDRGRRDLAARALAVAEEEAAAEREPARAAAALVWCRGLVEGDPAPVLEAVARFRAVGRPVELAGALEDAAVLSGSASALAEAVRGYRAVGAVHDARRADVRWRAATTGTGTAEGTAWSG; from the coding sequence ATGAGCGCCACTGCTCCCGTCACCGCCGCACTGCTCGGTCCCGCGCGGGCGTGGCGGGAGGGCACCGAGGTGGACCTGGGCACGGCGCGCAGGCGGGCCGTGTTCGCGGTGCTCGCGCTGCGCGCCGACCAGGTCGTGTCGCGCGACGAACTGGTCGACGCCGTCTGGGGCGACGCCCCGCCCGCGACGGCGGCGGCCAGCCTCCACACGTACGTGTCCGGCCTGCGCCGGGTGCTGGAGCCCGCGCGGTCCAAGCGCTCGGCGTCACGGGTGCTGGTGTCGGCCGGGTCGGGGTACTCGCTGAAGTTGGCCGAGGACGGGCTCGACGTGCACCGGTTCGAGCGGCACCGGGAGCGCGCGGCGGCGCTGGGCGCGCACGACCCGGCGGCGGCGCTGGCCGAGCTGGACCTGGCGCGGGCCCTGTGGCGGGGTGACGCGCTGTCCGGCGTGCCGGGGCCGTTCGCCGAGGCGCAGCGAACCCGGTTGCGCGAGCTGCGGCTGGCGGTCGCCGAGCGGCGCGCCGAGCTGGCCCTGGTGCTGGGGCGGCACGCCGACGTGGTCGCCGACCTGGCCGTGCTGGTGGACGAGCACCCGTTGCGCGAGGGGCTGCGGGCGCTGCTGATCACCGCCTTGCACCGCGGCGGCCGGTCGGGGGAGGCGCTGGAGGCGTTCCAGGACGCCCGGCGCGTGCTGGTGGAGCGGCTGGGCATCGAGCCGGGTGCGGCGCTGCGCGAGGCCCACCAGCGGGTGCTGGCCGACGAGGGCGCCGGCGCGAGGAGCGCGTTACCCGCGCCCGGTCCGGTCGCGGTCGCGGTCGGCGGCGGTCCGGCGATCCCGGGTCCGGCGGTCCGGGCACCGGGTGGCAAGGGCTTACCGGGCGGCCCACCGGACCCGGACCCCGCGATGCCCGCCGCAGGGGTGTTCGTCGGTCGGGACCTGGAGTTGGGTGTGCTGCGCCGCGCGCTGGCCGACGCGGCCGGGGGGCGCGGGCGGTCCGTGTGGGTGGAGGGCGAGCCGGGGATCGGCAGGTCGGCCCTGCTGGCGACGGGCCTGGCGGGCGCCCCCGACGCCGGTTTCCAGGTCGCCTGGGGCGCGGGTGACGAGGTCGCGCCGCGCACCCCGCTGCGGGTGGTGCTCCAGGCCCTGGGCGTCGCGGAGACCTCGCCCGACCCGAGGCGGGCGGAGCTGGCGCGGGCCTTGCGCGCCCCCGCCGTGGGCGACCCGGTGCCGGTGGTGGTGGACCGGCTGCTGGCGCTGGTGAACGAGCTGTGCGCGGAGGCCCCGCTGGCCGTCGTGGTGGACGACCTCCAGTGGGCGGACGAGGCCAGCGTGCTGATGTGGCACCGGATGCTGCGCGTGGCGCACCGGTTGCCGCTGCTGCTGGTCGCCGCGGTGCGGTCGGTGCCCCGGCGGGCCGACGTCGAGCAGGTGCGGCGGGCGGTGGTCGCGTCCGGCGGCCAGGTGGTGCGGCTGAGGCCGCTGTCCGCCGAGGCGGGCACGGCGCTGCTGGCGAACCTGGTGGGCGCGGTGCCGGGGGAGAGCCTGCGGCCGGTCGTGGAGTGCGCGGGCGGCAACCCCCTCTACACCAGGGACATGGTCGAGGCGCTGGTGCGCGACCATGCGATCGAGGTGCGCGACGGCGTCGCCGAGACCGGGGCCCCGCTGGACGACGACCCGCCGCGCTCGCTGGTCTCGGCGGTGGCGCGGCGGTTGGCGTTCCTGTCGCCAGGCACGACGGAGGTGCTGCGGTCGGCGGCCCTGCTGGGCACCGAGTTCGCCCTGGGCGACGCGGCGACCGCGCTGGGCCGCCCGTCCTCGGAGCTGATCGCCGCGGTGGAGGAGGCGACCGCCGCGGGCGTGCTGGACGACGCCGGCCCGAAGCTCGCGTTCCGGCACGCCGTGATCCGCGAGGCGCTCTACCACGGCACGCCGGCGGCGGTGCGGACCGCGCTGCACCGCCGGGTCGCGCAGGCGCTGGCCACGGCGGGCGCCCCGGTGGAGCTGGTGGTCGAGCAGTTGGCCGCCGCGCCCGGCGCGGTGGACCCGTGGGCGGTGGACTGGCTGGTGGACCGCGGCACGGCGCTGGGCAGGCGCGCGCCGGACACCGCGGTCCGCCTGCTGCGCGCCGTCGTGGGAGGACCGGCGCTCGCCGCCGAGCACCGGGAACGGCTCGCGGCCCTGCTGGCCCGGCTGGTGTTCTGGCTCGGCCGCGAGCCAGAGGCCGAGGCCCGGTACGTGCTGGCGCGCACCCGCGACCCGCACCGGGCCGCCGAGATGCGCTGGATGCTCGCCCACGTCGGGTACCGCCGCGGTCGCGCCGCCGAGGCGGTGGACGCGCTGCGTGCCGCCTCCGCCGACCCGGCCGTGCCGCCGGCGTGGCGGGCGCGGTTGGAGGCGTTGCTGGCGGCCGTGCTGCGGGAGGGGCTCGACGACGTGGCGGCGGCCGAGGAGGTGGCCCACCGGGCCGTGCGGCGCGGTGAGGAGGCGGGCGACGAGTTCGCCGTCGCGCACGCCCTCCAGGCGCTGTGGCAGGTCGACTCGGTGCGCCGCGACCACGCGGGCGCGCTGGCGCGCGTCGAGCGGGCGCTGGCGGTGATCGGCGGTCGACCGGACTTCACCGAGCTGCGCCTGGGCCTGCTGGACAACAAGGCGTTCTCGTTGCAGAACCTCGACCGGCTCGCCGAGGCGGACGAGGTGCTGGTCGCCGCGCGCGAACCGGTCGGCGGCACGGCCTCGCGCGACGTGCGGGTCACCACCGCCGTGCAGGACTACTGGTCGGGCCGGTGGGACGCCGCGGCCGAGGAGGGCGCGCGGGCGCTGGTGTCCGACGCCGGCACGTCGTTCGGCCTGCGCGAGCACGGCCCGGCCCTGCTGGTGCACGGGGTGGCGGCGCTCGTCGCGGCCCGGCGCGACCGGGTGGACGCCGCCGAGGCGCACCTGCTCGCCGCCGCCGCGCACCCGCTGGTGACGCCGTCGGACCGGGAGCACGCCGACTTCCTGCCGGCGGCGCGGGCGGTGCTGGCGGAGCGCGCGGGCCGGCCGGACGAGGCGCTCGCGGTGCTGGAGCCGGTGCTGGCGACCACCGCGCGGATGGTGCTGCGCCACCAGTGGTTGCCGCTCCTCACCAGGCTCGCGGTCGACCGGGGGCGGCGGGACCTGGCGGCACGCGCGCTGGCCGTCGCGGAGGAGGAAGCCGCCGCGGAACGCGAACCCGCGCGGGCCGCCGCCGCGCTGGTGTGGTGCCGGGGGCTCGTCGAGGGCGACCCGGCGCCCGTGCTGGAGGCGGTGGCCCGGTTCCGCGCGGTCGGCCGCCCGGTGGAGCTGGCCGGGGCGCTGGAGGACGCGGCCGTGCTGTCGGGCTCGGCGTCGGCACTCGCCGAGGCGGTGCGCGGTTACCGGGCCGTGGGCGCGGTGCACGACGCGCGGCGCGCGGACGTGCGGTGGCGCGCGGCCACGACGGGAACGGGAACGGCCGAGGGGACGGCGTGGTCCGGGTGA
- a CDS encoding serine hydrolase domain-containing protein, whose product MKRLLAPLLAAALAATLTGAAHADHRTASPLQRDADALLAQGAPGVLVEVDTPRGDVRVRSGVADTGTRKPVPWNAKFRIGSFTKTYVAATVLQLVGEGRLSLDDTVERWLPGVVRGNGNDGGRITVRQLLQHTSGLHNYILQLPFVFKGDEFLAERFRTVTAAEAVALATGVAPDFQPGEEWRYSNTGYAVAGMIIEKVTGRTWQQEVRKRILDPLRLRDTFLPGTSPAIPKPHATAYERFPEKGLEADPEDPRYGPALDVTHYNPSWGGAAGDMISTTDDGNRFLQALMTGEVLRPAELAEMKRTVPATGFEQGWPGVRYGLGLMFIPNECGGYWSHGGDIPGFMTRNGVTDDGRRSVVVSVNTDSLIPTPGTAPAVGDPTSTLVDHALCGRG is encoded by the coding sequence ATGAAACGACTTCTCGCCCCCCTGCTGGCCGCCGCGCTGGCCGCGACCCTCACGGGCGCCGCGCACGCCGACCACCGCACCGCGTCCCCGCTCCAGCGGGACGCGGACGCCCTGCTCGCCCAGGGCGCGCCGGGCGTGCTGGTGGAGGTGGACACCCCACGCGGCGACGTGCGGGTGCGCAGCGGCGTCGCCGACACCGGGACGCGCAAACCGGTGCCGTGGAACGCGAAGTTCCGCATCGGCAGCTTCACCAAGACCTACGTCGCCGCCACCGTGCTGCAACTGGTCGGCGAGGGCAGGCTGTCGCTCGACGACACGGTCGAGCGCTGGCTGCCCGGCGTCGTGCGGGGCAACGGCAACGACGGCGGCAGGATCACCGTGCGCCAACTGCTCCAGCACACCAGCGGTCTGCACAACTACATCCTCCAGCTGCCGTTCGTCTTCAAGGGCGACGAGTTCCTGGCGGAGCGCTTCCGCACCGTCACCGCGGCGGAGGCCGTCGCCCTCGCCACCGGTGTCGCGCCTGACTTCCAGCCGGGTGAGGAGTGGCGCTACTCCAACACCGGCTACGCCGTCGCGGGCATGATCATCGAGAAGGTGACGGGCCGCACCTGGCAGCAGGAGGTGCGGAAGCGCATCCTCGACCCGCTGCGCCTGCGCGACACCTTCCTGCCGGGCACCTCGCCGGCCATCCCGAAGCCGCACGCCACGGCGTACGAGCGCTTCCCGGAGAAGGGCCTGGAGGCCGACCCGGAGGACCCGCGCTACGGTCCCGCGCTCGACGTCACCCACTACAACCCGTCGTGGGGGGGCGCGGCGGGCGACATGATCAGCACCACCGACGACGGCAACCGCTTCCTCCAGGCCCTCATGACCGGCGAGGTGCTGCGCCCGGCCGAACTGGCCGAGATGAAGCGCACCGTTCCCGCGACCGGGTTCGAGCAGGGGTGGCCGGGCGTGCGGTACGGCCTGGGCCTGATGTTCATCCCGAACGAGTGCGGCGGCTACTGGTCGCACGGCGGCGACATCCCCGGCTTCATGACGCGCAACGGCGTCACCGACGACGGCCGCCGGTCCGTCGTCGTCTCGGTCAACACCGACTCGCTGATCCCGACGCCGGGCACGGCGCCCGCGGTGGGCGACCCGACCTCGACCCTGGTCGACCACGCCCTCTGCGGCCGGGGGTAG